One Eubacteriales bacterium mix99 genomic window carries:
- the fmt gene encoding methionyl-tRNA formyltransferase → MKIIFMGTPDFSIPSADAVQKSGNDLIAVVTQPDRPKGRGKQVTFSPVKKWAEERNISIYQPVRIKGDMAFLEKIRQLQPDLIVTAAFGQILPKDFLAVPTLGCINVHASLLPAYRGASPIQQALISGADRTGISVMYMDAGMDTGDIIQQEEIRIAEEDDAGQLHDRLAVLGGRVLSRVLKQFADGKPEGVPQDAAKATYCSKIEKSMGEIRWEQKASTVRNLVRGLTPWPGAYTFLRETRLKVWKVMEWEYFTNNTVPGTVLRADRNIGLIVACRDGALRVAELQMPGGRPMSDLDYLRGNRIEVGICLGRTKRGE, encoded by the coding sequence TTGAAAATTATCTTTATGGGTACCCCGGATTTTTCCATTCCTTCGGCAGATGCCGTTCAAAAGAGTGGAAATGATTTGATTGCCGTCGTTACACAGCCGGACCGACCAAAGGGCAGAGGAAAACAGGTTACCTTTTCTCCCGTCAAGAAGTGGGCGGAGGAGAGGAATATTTCCATTTATCAACCGGTCCGGATCAAGGGGGATATGGCCTTTCTGGAAAAAATCAGGCAGCTGCAGCCGGATCTGATCGTAACGGCTGCCTTTGGCCAGATTCTTCCAAAGGATTTTCTTGCCGTTCCTACGCTTGGCTGCATCAATGTCCATGCATCCCTGCTGCCGGCCTACAGGGGGGCGTCCCCCATTCAGCAGGCTCTCATCAGTGGAGCGGACCGAACCGGCATATCGGTTATGTATATGGATGCAGGGATGGACACCGGGGATATCATCCAACAGGAGGAAATCCGGATTGCAGAGGAGGACGATGCAGGGCAACTTCATGACAGACTTGCTGTCCTGGGCGGGCGCGTCCTTTCCCGGGTTCTGAAACAGTTTGCAGACGGGAAACCGGAAGGGGTTCCCCAGGATGCCGCAAAGGCGACCTACTGCAGCAAAATAGAGAAATCCATGGGCGAAATCCGCTGGGAACAAAAGGCTTCCACGGTCCGGAACCTTGTACGGGGCCTGACCCCCTGGCCGGGCGCCTATACCTTTCTCCGGGAAACCCGTTTGAAGGTATGGAAGGTCATGGAGTGGGAATACTTTACAAATAACACTGTTCCAGGTACGGTTCTCCGGGCGGACAGGAATATTGGCCTGATCGTGGCCTGCCGGGACGGTGCCCTGCGCGTTGCAGAGCTTCAGATGCCTGGCGGCCGGCCCATGTCGGATCTGGATTATCTGAGGGGCAACCGGATTGAGGTGGGCATTTGTCTGGGCAGGACAAAAAGGGGAGAGTGA
- the rsmB gene encoding 16S rRNA (cytosine(967)-C(5))-methyltransferase RsmB, protein MNSIETAGSGGTRTRYLALKILKEINQEGKYSNIALKEGLRGQSLQERDVAFVTQLVYGTLERQITIDTLLKKFASLRRVNPWVLNILRLGGYQILYLDRVPDSAACNEAGKLCGMHGLSALKGFVNGVLRNVSRNRERLLVPEPGISLPEKLAFQYAFPLWLVKKWIADYGPEQTETILKPFHTGDVSVRVNTGKLPPTALKEKLTRWGFHVLDGYYMKEALRIRDAGDIGANSFYQDGSFAVQGESSVLDVRLVDPQPGEILLDACSSPGNKAIYMAERMKGKGQVTAWDIHEHRVRLIQQNCKRMNARIVVPSVQDASSYQPEFRERFDRVLVDAPCSGLGTISKKPDIKLRVRPEGLSGLSDLQGKILEVCSRYVKPDGVLVYSTCTINPQENADVVYRLLKKRRDFVLEDPLPWLPDALRSTVRGRMIQLIPSRDHMDGFFIARLRRKNGVGKQSKQ, encoded by the coding sequence GTGAATTCCATAGAAACAGCTGGTTCCGGCGGGACGCGGACACGGTATCTGGCGCTGAAAATATTGAAGGAAATCAACCAGGAGGGGAAGTATTCCAATATTGCCCTGAAAGAAGGCCTGCGCGGGCAATCCCTCCAGGAAAGGGATGTTGCTTTTGTTACCCAATTGGTGTACGGTACTCTGGAAAGGCAGATTACCATTGATACCCTTCTGAAGAAGTTCGCATCTCTCCGGCGGGTAAATCCATGGGTTCTGAATATATTGCGGCTGGGGGGATATCAGATCCTGTATCTGGACCGGGTGCCGGACTCTGCTGCCTGCAATGAGGCGGGAAAGCTCTGTGGGATGCACGGGCTGTCTGCATTGAAGGGATTTGTGAACGGCGTCCTGCGTAATGTTTCCCGAAACAGGGAACGGCTTCTGGTTCCGGAACCGGGCATTTCCCTGCCGGAAAAGCTGGCCTTTCAATATGCGTTTCCCCTATGGCTTGTTAAGAAATGGATTGCGGATTATGGCCCGGAGCAGACAGAGACGATACTGAAACCTTTCCATACAGGCGACGTGTCCGTTCGTGTCAACACAGGGAAGCTGCCCCCCACTGCGCTGAAGGAGAAATTAACACGATGGGGATTTCATGTATTGGATGGATATTACATGAAAGAGGCGCTTCGCATCAGGGATGCAGGGGATATTGGAGCAAATTCCTTTTATCAGGATGGATCCTTTGCGGTACAGGGGGAAAGCTCCGTGCTGGATGTCCGTCTTGTGGATCCGCAGCCCGGCGAGATCCTGCTGGATGCCTGCAGTTCCCCGGGGAACAAAGCCATTTATATGGCCGAACGGATGAAGGGAAAGGGACAGGTGACGGCCTGGGATATCCATGAACACCGGGTACGTTTGATACAGCAGAACTGTAAACGCATGAATGCCCGGATTGTGGTGCCTTCCGTTCAGGATGCCTCGTCTTATCAGCCGGAGTTCCGGGAAAGGTTTGATCGGGTATTGGTGGATGCCCCATGCTCCGGCCTTGGTACGATTTCCAAAAAACCGGATATTAAGCTGAGGGTCCGGCCGGAAGGATTATCCGGGCTTTCGGATCTTCAGGGAAAAATTCTGGAAGTATGCAGCCGTTACGTCAAACCAGACGGAGTCCTTGTATACAGTACCTGTACCATCAATCCTCAGGAGAATGCGGATGTGGTTTACAGGTTGCTGAAGAAAAGGCGAGACTTCGTTCTGGAGGATCCGCTGCCCTGGCTGCCGGACGCCCTTCGATCCACAGTGCGGGGCCGGATGATCCAACTGATTCCATCCCGTGATCATATGGATGGGTTTTTTATCGCCAGGTTGAGGAGGAAGAATGGAGTTGGCAAGCAATCCAAACAATAA
- the rlmN gene encoding 23S rRNA (adenine(2503)-C(2))-methyltransferase RlmN produces the protein MELASNPNNNMSPGKRDILNLSPEELKEELTAMGEKPFHAGQIIRWMYKGTTSFQEMSDLSGSLQRKLDSRFFVGTLQQLKRLVSSDHQAIKYLYLLLDDNIIECVVLKYHHGVTLCLSTQVGCAMGCRFCASTRGGLVRNLTAGEMEAQVLSVQRDLTGHDSGNLGGLVLMGCGEPLNNYVNVLKFIRQIHDPGGFDMGYRNITLSTCGLVPQMRRLAEEGLSINLAVSLHAPNDVLRRKVMKVANAYTIQEVVDAGRYYYEKTGRRVTFEYTLIRGLNDRPEHARELAALLDGFPCHINLIPLNENGQDGLRRSSEGSVHRFEMELEHAGKNVTRRRELGLDIQGACGQLKAAYLERKQDGSGRSDHGIRSIQSPGNPQENQ, from the coding sequence ATGGAGTTGGCAAGCAATCCAAACAATAACATGTCACCGGGAAAAAGGGATATTCTGAACCTGTCTCCGGAGGAGTTGAAGGAAGAACTGACAGCCATGGGGGAGAAGCCTTTTCATGCCGGTCAGATTATCAGATGGATGTATAAGGGAACAACATCCTTTCAGGAAATGTCAGATTTGTCCGGATCGCTGCAGCGCAAGCTGGACAGCCGATTTTTCGTTGGGACGCTGCAGCAGCTGAAACGGCTGGTTTCGTCGGATCACCAGGCGATAAAATATTTGTATTTGCTTTTGGATGATAATATAATAGAATGTGTTGTGTTGAAATATCATCATGGCGTGACGCTTTGCCTGTCCACACAGGTGGGATGTGCCATGGGCTGCCGATTTTGTGCTTCCACCCGGGGCGGTCTGGTACGGAACCTGACCGCCGGTGAAATGGAAGCTCAGGTTCTTTCCGTTCAGCGTGATTTAACCGGACATGACTCCGGGAACCTTGGAGGCCTGGTTCTCATGGGGTGTGGAGAGCCACTGAATAACTATGTCAATGTACTGAAGTTTATCCGGCAGATCCATGATCCGGGGGGATTTGACATGGGATATCGGAATATCACATTATCCACCTGTGGGCTGGTTCCACAAATGCGTCGCCTGGCAGAGGAAGGTCTCAGTATCAATCTTGCGGTTTCCCTTCATGCACCCAACGACGTCCTGCGCAGGAAAGTCATGAAGGTTGCGAACGCATACACCATACAGGAGGTTGTGGATGCCGGCAGATATTATTATGAGAAAACCGGCCGGCGGGTTACCTTTGAGTATACCCTGATCAGGGGATTGAATGACAGGCCGGAGCATGCCAGGGAACTTGCTGCTCTTTTGGACGGGTTTCCCTGTCATATCAATCTGATCCCTTTAAACGAGAACGGGCAGGATGGTCTCAGGCGCAGCAGTGAAGGATCGGTTCACCGTTTTGAAATGGAGCTGGAGCATGCCGGGAAAAATGTAACCCGCAGACGGGAACTGGGATTGGATATCCAGGGTGCCTGCGGTCAGCTGAAAGCCGCTTATCTGGAAAGGAAACAGGATGGATCGGGGAGGTCGGATCATGGAATACGGAGCATACAGTCGCCAGGGAATCCGCAGGAAAACCAATGA
- a CDS encoding Stp1/IreP family PP2C-type Ser/Thr phosphatase, translating to MEYGAYSRQGIRRKTNEDHYYIPGNVSEQPGIMIVADGMGGHNAGDLASRIAVEEICSCFRRSRTSEDLLGVIHQSVQKANSRVYALSGTDARYSGMGTTLTMAVFERNRFLVANIGDSRCYLLRNGTARQITRDHSLVQELLDNGSITRDEMNLHPKKNVITRALGTEQSLRVDCFEENLKDGDIVLLCTDGLINYVHLEDYVPNLPTNLSMARLTEILGNEALSSGSTDDITIVAARYVPNEEKR from the coding sequence ATGGAATACGGAGCATACAGTCGCCAGGGAATCCGCAGGAAAACCAATGAAGACCATTACTATATTCCAGGGAACGTTTCGGAGCAGCCGGGCATCATGATTGTGGCAGACGGCATGGGAGGGCATAACGCCGGTGATCTGGCAAGCCGCATCGCCGTGGAGGAGATTTGCTCCTGCTTCAGGCGGTCCCGGACTTCGGAGGATTTGCTGGGTGTCATCCATCAATCCGTACAGAAGGCCAACAGCAGGGTGTATGCCCTGTCCGGGACGGACGCCCGTTATTCCGGAATGGGAACAACGCTGACCATGGCGGTATTTGAAAGAAACCGCTTCCTTGTGGCCAATATCGGAGACAGCAGATGCTATCTGCTGCGCAACGGGACGGCCCGTCAGATCACACGGGATCATTCCCTGGTTCAGGAGTTGCTGGACAACGGGAGCATTACCCGGGACGAGATGAACCTGCACCCGAAAAAAAATGTGATCACCCGGGCACTGGGTACGGAACAATCCCTTCGCGTGGATTGTTTTGAAGAAAATCTGAAAGATGGGGATATTGTCCTTTTGTGCACCGATGGGCTGATTAACTATGTCCATCTGGAGGACTATGTACCAAATCTACCGACGAATCTCTCCATGGCAAGGCTGACGGAGATCCTGGGGAACGAAGCCCTGTCCTCAGGCAGCACCGATGATATCACAATTGTGGCGGCAAGATACGTTCCGAATGAGGAAAAGAGGTGA
- the pknB gene encoding Stk1 family PASTA domain-containing Ser/Thr kinase gives MSLVGKMLGGRYELLEKIGEGGMAVVYKAKCHLLNRYVAIKILRPELVENEEFLARFQRESQSAASLSHPNIVNIYDVGQEDGIHYIVMEYVNGKTLKEYIREKGRLTAEDAVRIGSQICSALHHAHSRNIIHRDIKPQNILLSEDGTVKVADFGIARAVTSATVTMAGADVIGSVHYFSPEQARGGHVDKKSDIYSLGIVLYEMVTGAVPFEGDSAVSVALKHIQEKVTPPGEMNPDIPKSIQFIIERAIEKDCNRRYDDADEMRSDLKRALKEPDGKYVKRFVEDDQATRILPAIHDPGNPEEEPKGKSQGDSSPEPEKKDAGKKHSRIGNGVIVGVILVAFLVLFFLLRGIYLREFARKDTMVPGVVGYDEKAANKMLKGEGLVMKIVQWKNSDTVPKGQILFQNPPEGQTVKSDSSVEVTVSDGVKKVTVPDVVNLPQRNAEIKLEDSGLKVGTPEYVDSDKVSGYVVKQEPSAYTKDVPAGTEVRLFVSTGPRDHMTEVGKVVGLQEDMARERLRKAGLDSNITREYNDGVEAGVVYEQSPDPGTNVEKGRKVDVWVSLGEKVVSHKKMTIEMTGTGEKVRVQVIRASDDKVMYDEEHSPSDGAVQIPLEDSGIQSYAIWIDNIYQGTQTLDFSRKEREQE, from the coding sequence ATGTCCCTGGTGGGTAAAATGCTGGGAGGCCGATACGAATTACTTGAAAAAATAGGGGAAGGCGGCATGGCTGTGGTGTATAAAGCCAAATGTCACCTTTTGAACCGGTATGTGGCGATTAAGATCCTACGGCCGGAGCTGGTGGAAAATGAGGAGTTTCTTGCCCGATTCCAGCGGGAGTCCCAATCAGCTGCCAGTCTCTCCCATCCCAATATCGTAAATATCTATGATGTTGGACAGGAGGACGGGATCCATTACATCGTAATGGAATATGTCAACGGGAAAACCCTGAAGGAGTATATCCGTGAAAAGGGCAGGCTGACCGCTGAAGATGCGGTCCGGATCGGTTCGCAGATTTGCTCTGCACTGCATCATGCGCACAGCCGCAATATTATTCACCGGGACATCAAGCCCCAGAATATCCTGCTGAGCGAAGACGGGACAGTGAAGGTCGCAGATTTTGGCATTGCCAGGGCTGTTACCTCTGCTACCGTTACCATGGCCGGTGCGGATGTAATCGGTTCCGTGCATTATTTTTCCCCGGAGCAGGCAAGGGGAGGTCATGTGGACAAAAAATCCGATATTTACTCTCTGGGGATTGTTCTGTATGAAATGGTAACCGGAGCGGTCCCCTTTGAGGGAGACAGTGCCGTTTCTGTTGCCCTGAAGCATATACAGGAGAAGGTAACGCCTCCGGGTGAGATGAATCCGGATATCCCCAAAAGCATTCAATTTATCATAGAAAGAGCGATCGAGAAGGACTGCAACAGACGATATGATGATGCGGATGAGATGCGCTCCGATCTGAAACGGGCATTGAAAGAGCCGGACGGCAAGTATGTAAAGCGTTTTGTGGAAGACGATCAGGCGACGCGGATTCTTCCGGCCATTCACGATCCGGGAAATCCGGAGGAAGAGCCGAAAGGGAAATCCCAGGGGGATTCTTCTCCGGAACCGGAAAAGAAGGACGCCGGGAAAAAGCACAGCCGGATTGGAAACGGGGTAATTGTTGGTGTGATACTCGTTGCCTTTCTTGTTCTGTTTTTTTTGCTGCGGGGCATCTACCTGCGGGAATTTGCCCGTAAGGATACCATGGTGCCCGGCGTGGTGGGATATGATGAGAAGGCAGCCAATAAGATGCTGAAAGGCGAAGGCCTTGTCATGAAAATTGTACAATGGAAAAACAGTGACACGGTACCAAAAGGCCAGATCCTGTTTCAGAATCCTCCGGAAGGTCAGACGGTCAAGTCGGACAGCTCTGTGGAGGTTACCGTCAGTGATGGTGTGAAAAAGGTGACGGTACCGGATGTGGTGAATTTGCCGCAGAGGAATGCGGAAATCAAACTGGAGGACTCCGGATTGAAGGTGGGAACGCCGGAATATGTGGACAGTGACAAGGTCAGTGGGTATGTGGTAAAGCAGGAGCCCTCCGCCTATACAAAAGATGTTCCGGCGGGAACGGAGGTCCGGCTTTTTGTCAGTACAGGCCCCAGGGATCATATGACAGAGGTGGGCAAGGTGGTTGGACTACAGGAAGATATGGCCCGGGAACGGCTTCGAAAAGCAGGCCTGGATTCCAATATTACAAGAGAGTACAATGACGGGGTGGAAGCTGGTGTGGTATATGAGCAGTCCCCTGATCCCGGAACCAATGTGGAAAAAGGCAGGAAGGTGGATGTGTGGGTCAGTTTGGGGGAAAAGGTTGTGAGCCATAAAAAGATGACCATTGAAATGACCGGAACCGGCGAAAAGGTTCGGGTGCAGGTAATTCGCGCCTCAGATGACAAGGTGATGTATGATGAGGAGCACAGTCCTTCGGATGGAGCGGTTCAGATTCCTCTGGAGGACAGCGGAATACAGAGTTATGCCATCTGGATTGACAATATTTATCAGGGGACACAAACTCTGGATTTTTCCAGAAAGGAAAGGGAACAGGAATGA
- the rsgA gene encoding ribosome small subunit-dependent GTPase A — protein MKSGVILRGIGSFYDVLSNGEVFRCRARGRFRRLGISPMAGDRVRFQPETEISEGIMEEILPRRNAMKRPAVANVDHLAVVLAAADPKPDLFLVDKLLITAERTQISPLLIFNKTDLAGPEEEDAFRIEYGRTGYPIHRISGKSDIGIKELSQTLQGITVLAGQSGVGKSSIINKLRPDAYLETGALSEKIRRGKNTTRLVELISLPGGGMIADTPGFSRMDLLELDPAQLAGYYPEFRACQAECRFQGCLHVAEPGCAIRRGVEEGKIPSQRYDRYRKLIKAIRENRRDAW, from the coding sequence ATGAAGTCCGGAGTGATCCTCCGGGGGATCGGCAGTTTTTATGACGTCCTTTCCAATGGAGAAGTCTTCCGCTGCAGGGCCAGGGGACGGTTTCGCAGACTGGGGATCTCTCCCATGGCGGGGGATCGGGTGCGTTTTCAGCCGGAAACGGAGATATCCGAGGGAATTATGGAGGAGATTCTTCCCCGGAGAAACGCCATGAAGCGGCCGGCGGTGGCCAATGTGGATCATCTGGCTGTCGTGCTGGCGGCAGCGGATCCCAAACCGGATCTTTTTCTGGTGGATAAGCTGCTCATTACGGCGGAACGGACGCAGATTTCACCATTGCTGATTTTCAATAAGACAGATCTGGCAGGTCCGGAGGAAGAGGATGCCTTCCGGATCGAATATGGCCGGACAGGATATCCCATCCATCGTATTTCCGGAAAATCCGATATTGGCATAAAGGAGCTGAGCCAGACCCTGCAGGGGATAACGGTTCTGGCCGGGCAGTCCGGTGTCGGAAAATCCTCTATTATCAACAAGCTTCGTCCGGATGCCTATCTGGAGACCGGTGCACTCAGCGAGAAGATCAGGAGGGGAAAAAATACGACCCGTCTGGTGGAATTGATTTCTTTGCCTGGTGGCGGCATGATTGCGGATACACCGGGTTTCAGCCGGATGGATCTTCTGGAATTGGATCCGGCGCAGCTGGCAGGGTACTATCCGGAATTCCGTGCCTGTCAGGCGGAATGCCGGTTTCAGGGATGCCTGCATGTGGCAGAACCGGGATGTGCGATTCGTCGTGGTGTGGAGGAGGGCAAAATTCCTTCGCAGCGGTATGATCGGTATCGGAAATTGATCAAAGCAATCAGGGAAAACAGGAGGGACGCATGGTGA
- the rpe gene encoding ribulose-phosphate 3-epimerase — protein sequence MVIKIAPSILAADFSRLGEEVAMLDKGGADFIHIDVMDGHYVPNLSIGPMVVKAIRRTTEVPFDVHLMMDNPMEFVDEFIRAGADSITLHAEVLPHLHRCIACLKEKGVRAAVALNPSTPLNVLDYVLEDLDMVLLMTVNPGFGGQTFIPAMLDKIRDLKDMTERRGRNTEIQVDGGITLGNVGRAVKAGANCIVAGSLVFSAADPTSMIQKIREAGEASFS from the coding sequence ATGGTGATCAAAATTGCACCATCTATTTTGGCTGCAGATTTTTCAAGGCTGGGAGAAGAAGTTGCAATGCTGGATAAGGGGGGAGCGGACTTTATCCATATTGATGTTATGGACGGGCATTATGTGCCGAATCTGTCCATAGGGCCAATGGTGGTGAAAGCCATCCGCAGGACGACCGAAGTTCCTTTCGATGTTCATCTGATGATGGACAATCCAATGGAATTTGTGGATGAATTTATCCGTGCAGGGGCAGATAGCATCACACTTCATGCGGAAGTATTGCCTCATCTGCATCGCTGCATCGCCTGTCTGAAGGAAAAGGGAGTCCGGGCTGCTGTTGCGTTGAATCCCTCCACACCGCTGAATGTATTGGATTATGTGCTGGAAGATCTTGATATGGTTCTTCTTATGACAGTGAATCCGGGTTTCGGGGGACAGACATTTATTCCTGCCATGCTGGATAAAATTCGGGATCTGAAGGATATGACGGAAAGGCGGGGAAGAAATACGGAGATTCAGGTAGACGGCGGAATCACCCTGGGCAATGTCGGCAGGGCAGTAAAGGCTGGGGCGAACTGTATTGTGGCAGGATCGCTGGTTTTCTCGGCGGCAGATCCGACATCCATGATACAAAAAATAAGAGAAGCGGGAGAAGCCTCTTTTTCGTAA
- the rpmB gene encoding 50S ribosomal protein L28, with amino-acid sequence MAKVCDICKKGKLSGNTVSHSHRRGNRTWTPNLKKVRAEVNGSHVTLNVCTRCIRSGKVNALSK; translated from the coding sequence ATGGCAAAGGTTTGTGATATCTGCAAAAAAGGGAAGTTATCCGGAAACACCGTGAGCCACTCTCACAGGCGTGGAAACCGGACCTGGACGCCGAATCTGAAAAAAGTCCGTGCAGAAGTAAACGGATCTCATGTAACGCTGAATGTCTGTACCCGTTGCATTCGTTCCGGTAAAGTGAATGCTCTCTCAAAGTGA
- a CDS encoding Asp23/Gls24 family envelope stress response protein, whose translation MGVVKSNSLGELIIPDDVLAVLAGISAIECYGIVGMASQKATDGLVELLGNENLSRGVKVVSQGNEVSIDLHIIVEYGISIATVAKNIIETVKYKVENLTGVTVKKVNIVVEGVRV comes from the coding sequence ATGGGAGTTGTAAAATCGAATTCTCTGGGTGAACTTATCATACCGGACGACGTATTGGCCGTTCTGGCAGGCATTTCGGCCATCGAGTGCTATGGTATCGTTGGAATGGCTTCCCAGAAAGCAACGGACGGGCTGGTGGAGCTTTTGGGAAATGAAAACCTGTCACGCGGTGTAAAGGTTGTCAGTCAGGGCAATGAAGTGAGTATTGATCTTCATATTATCGTTGAATATGGTATCTCAATTGCCACTGTCGCCAAAAACATCATTGAAACAGTCAAATATAAAGTGGAAAATCTAACAGGTGTTACAGTGAAAAAAGTTAATATAGTGGTAGAAGGCGTGAGGGTATGA